Within Spinacia oleracea cultivar Varoflay chromosome 4, BTI_SOV_V1, whole genome shotgun sequence, the genomic segment tgcataagtagattggaatgagtgttagaaagttaaaactattcatattaaacatgtaataagtataaaatgagtccttaggttctttagttcaaagttgggagcgaaaatgcttcattttagccttaatatgatctataacgacccaataagccttaaatgtgaataaatagattgaaatgagtcttagaaagttaaaactatgcatattaatcatgtaaaaggtttcaaatgagtcattagattctttagttCAATCTTAGGAGTGAAAATGTcgcattttagcctaaatatgacctataacgaccaaacaagtcccaaatgtgcataatagatcggattgagtcttgaaaagttaaaaataatcatatgaatcatgtaataagtttgaaattagtttttaagttcgttagatcaaagttgggagcgaaaatgtcattttagcctatatatgacctataacggccaaagaagtcatgaatgtgcataaatagattggattaagtcttgtaaagttaaaactaatcatataaaacatttaatatgtttaaaatgagtcctaaggttctttatttcatatttgggagcaaaaaagcctcattttagcctaatatgacctataacgaccaaacaagccttaaatttgcataagtagattggaatgagtgttagaaagttaaaactattcatattaaacatgtaataagtataaaatgagtccttaggttctttagttcaaagttgggagcgaaaatgcttcattttagccttaatatgacctataacgacccaataagccttaaatgtgaataaatagattgaaatgagtcttagaaagttaaaactatgcatattaatcatgtaaaaggtttcaaatgagtcattagattctttagttCAATCTTAGGAGTGAAAATGTcgcattttagcctaaatatgacctataacgaccaaacaagtcccaaatgtgcataatagatcggattgagtcttgaaaagttaaaaataatcatatgaatcatgtaataagtttgaaattagtttttaagttcgttagatcaaagttgggagcgaaaatgtcattttagcctatatatgacctataacggccaaataagtcatgaatgtgcataaatagattggattaagtcttgtaaagttaaaactaatcatataaaacatttaatatgtttaaaatgagtactaaggttctttatttcatatttgggagcaaaaaagcctcattttagcctaatatgacctataacgaccaaacaagccttaaatttgcataagtagattggaatgagtgttaaaaagttaaaactattcatattaaaatgtaataagtataaaatgagtccttaggttctttagttcaaagttgggagcgaaaatgcttcattttagccttaatatgacctataacgacccaataagccttaaatgtgaataaatagattgaaatgagtcttagaaagttaaaactatgcatattaatcatgtaaaaggtttaaaatgagtcattagattctttagttcaatgttcggagcaaaaatgtcatttgagcCTAAATATagcctataacgacccaatgagccttaaatgtgcataaatacatTGCaaagagtcttggaaacttaaaactaagcacatttatcatgtaataagtttgaaatgagtcattagattctttagttcaagTTGGGgacgaaaatatcattttagccaAACTATCTAGTATATGTAGCAGATACAAAAGAGTACAACTGACCCTCAGACGAAGGTCCATGGTCATTTTTACAGCTTCTGAAGTTCTGATGTTTGAACCATGAACTGAAACAACTAGGTGATATTCATTTGTTTGCTGTATCTAGACAGCAGGAAATTGTATCTGTTACCCAAACTACAAGGTACACAACACACACTGATACAAAGCCAACTAAAAACAAGTAGCTAGGATCTTTCACAGTTCACCACACTACCAAGCCATAAGCTACTACTAAAGCATATATACATACCCTTAAACAAAACCCAACACTTAAATCAGATATATATTACTCACTGCATAACGAGTTCACAAGTTCAATCCCACCTGAAGTGCGGCCAAAGTAAGAATTATAAATATTAATTCGGAAAAAATGCGTAGATACCTTGTTATAGCTTTTGAGTGCATTTGTCGCCTTGTAAATCTCATATTCCATGGACTGGCTCCACGGAAAATTCAGCCAAGATCTCAAGGTACTGAGATCAGTCAAATCATAGGTTGGCAACTGTGCAGCACGGCTAACTTGGTCCATCAAATACCCCTGCACAAACTCCAAACGCACACATCAAACGTCACAGACTCGCTGTGGATCTGAAATACGGAACTTTGCATGCAATAGAGTCCTCCCCTTTGAGCATTCGCTGCAGAACTTATCTGGAACAACTCTGATCAAATATTTAGAGACTGATGGACATGCTCACCAGTATTCGATGTTCGCGTGAGGAGGAAAACCGGTCATACAGCAGCCCAAATTGTTGGCTATCCTAGTTGTATCTCATTATGGAAAATGCAAGTAACTGATGTGCAGATCAGTACGTGCAGATCAGTAGCCAGCTTAGCTGCCACAACTTTGAGATTGGGACCTTGCGCCTGCTCACTCTACCATAAACAACATTGAAGTTCAGGTGTTGCTGCAGATCAATCCAGATCAACATTGAAGTCAAGGTGTTGCTGCAGATCAATCCAGAGCAACCCAATTGAAAGAATTAGCCAAAATtgcacaaaaataaataaataaaacagtaATTAAGATCTGTAATAGGCTTCATAACCAACACATGTCGATTATTAAAGAAAAAAGGTAGGGAAATTTGCAGCAACAACAGAAAAGCGAATCATAGTATGCTTATCTCTTAATGAAAAACAAGGCTAAACAACAACAGCTATTTCAGTCAATGAATATAATCTTGAATAACATAAACCATTATAACCCAATGTATTACCATGAAGCATAAACATTAAACACCAATGGTCCAATACAATCATAATCCACACACATTTCATACCAAGCTTGAGTCAAGTAAACTGATACATTTACCAAAATATGAATCTCTGAAGTCTAAAATGCAATAATGAAGGCATTCCCCATTATATTAATAAACCGTCATATAAATGTCCCCAAGTTAAATTAACaatcaaaatcggaaaaaaaaacaaaccctaacaatcaaaatcggaaaaaatgtatcaattaacacaaaaaataagaataatttatataatcaaaccctaaaaatacgaaattaggggaaaaatcaagaattgactaaaagcaaaccctaaaaatacgaaattagggaaaaacaaatacaaaaagTTAGAAAACTATACCTCCTCAAACAGATTCGCGCAGGAGAGAGTAAGGGATCGAAATACTTGGGACTGAGACAGCAAGAACAGAACGCaatgggggagatgaggcgagaacacagacccatcggcgaagacagcgacgcagggccgagcaacgcctgagttcgacggctgctgagttcgacggctgagttcgacggcggctGAGTTCGAAGGCTGAGGTCGAAGGCCAGATGCTTGGAGAGAAGGAGTCGAGCGAGCGCTGGGAAAAAGCTATTGGCGAAATAATGTTATTGCAGCAAAAtattttgaaacgcggacttgttgcagggGGCAATAGCATGTACGCTGCGACAAAGTCTAGATGTTattgcgggcttttattttgtacgctgcaacataCACTTTCGCTGCGAAcaattaaaatgtacgctgcaataaccctttaaaggatttgacccgcgttgaccgactggttattgaagcgtattaagacatgtacgctgcaacaagggggatgcaacaagggttttttctactagtgtaaacttatcttatccgaacttatctgaacttaactgaacttatctaaacttatttttcctgaaataaatggaaataaggtgaacagaacagagcCTAAATCATGACCATGAGCACATACAAATGCATTGATTTTTAAGTTACAAGTGGTGTACCTTAAATATTGTATAtcaaagtaaaagttaactcaaaaagcttaaaagttacacttatataggtaaaagttatctaatttttagtgataaaatttttcattttaataaaagttatttcttcaaaatcaataataatgtataaaactaATCATTTAGCCATTTATatatgtttatctatcaacttttttttattatttaaaagttaacCAATACATAttaaaaagttacaaaaaactaggtaaaagttaGAAATTTTGGGTGAAAAATATTTTGGTGTactataaatttattgtacaccttgtgcatgcaagaccttttgatacaAATGTTAATGCAACATGAAAATTTGAGCCATTGTCCCGATTTATTCTTACAGTCCCTTAAAAATATGTCCTCGCAGAAAGTGTTTACCCTCAAATATGACCTATGTACccgaaaatattagaatttCGTTTAGATCACCGCTTTCCGTAAGTAATGACTCTCGAGAAAAAAAAGTCCACCTGCAGGTAAAAATGGTTGTGGCCCGTGTTGAGCCATGTTTATGGTAGGTTTGAATGGGCCCGACCCACACAAGCCGCTTCGTGGCTGTCCGTGTTAGGCCAAAATGTTAAAAGGCGGCTCAGGCACGACCCAAGCCACATGCCGGGTCATGTCGTGCCTTCGTATCTAAAACTAATTTCACTCAGATGTTGAATTTAACGACCTTCGTCGTGCAAGACTGTATTGATGTGTCTTCGTATCTAAAACTAATTTCTCTCAAGTACTCAATTTAACCACCTTTGCCGTGCCGGATTATATCGGTGTGCTGTGACGTGTCTTgtcgtattttttttttaaaaaatgtccAAGACAATGACTGTCTGCCTTAGCTTTTTTCGTGCGCGAGCCGGTTCTATTCACGCTGCGCCGGGCCCTTTCGACCCATCCCAGTGCCATTATAAGTATTATAACTACGGAAAAATCTCCGGCAAGACGGAAAACAAATctgattatatttatttatgtacTTCGTACAAAAATTGTTCAACTGTTGCCGTTAATAAACACTAAAATTTCCGGAAGTACAAAACTCCTTCTAAAAAAGTACATAAAAAATCACAATAAATTAAATTCCCAAATCAAATTGACAAGATCTAAAACCCTAGAAATGCAATTCCTCGGTACCGGAGACGAAAACACCAGTCTTTTTAACTGAATCAAATAGAGGAATGACGAGCTTGCGATGATGATGAGGTCGAGAAATCTCCTCTTGAATATCAATTTCGACGTCTGAGACGCCGATTTCCATCAATCGGAGCCCTAGTTTTTCGCCGACACGAGACGCTATTCGGGCGTCCCAGAAGTTATGAGAGCGGGGAAATCGATTCGCATGAGAGCGGTAATGGGATACGAACTCTTGCTCTGAGGAAGAAGCCATGGCGATTATAGATTCCGTCGCTGGATTTGTTACCTGTGCGGTGATTTTCCGGCAGCTTACTAGGAGGCGGAGAATGTGTTGTGGGTTTCTTGCTGTAGACATTGGGgtgtctttttcttttttttcggcGAGTGATAGCGGTAATCGAAGTAGAGCGTAATAGAGCAGCTCGTGAACAGTTCGGGTTCGGATTGGCTTGACTCGTAATGTGTTTTTTTGACTCGTAGAGTTGATGATCCGAGTTTGAACAATCGAACGTAAGGTTAGTTGTTTTATTACGAGTTTTATGTTTCCCTGTGTTAATAAAAGTAACAcctaggctccgtttggtaggacgtaaaacgttttcattgtaaaatgatttttcatggaaaactagttttcctttgtttggtaacttaaaggaaaatgggagaagatggtgaagattgaggggaagaaaggagagggaggtaaggaggaaagaaggaaaagtggtttccctcattttcaaatggaaaaagattttccacctttgaggaaGTCGgggaaaattgttttacatcccttacccaaaccaaacaacgtaaaataattgaaaagccatgaaaatattttacgccctaccaaacggagtcCTAGTGTgcaaattttataaaaatcccATATCATCCACCGAATTTTATGTATTCGGaatacaattattatttttttgacggaggaatacatttaaatagttacttatattttttattttttgaaaggaAAATAGTTGAACATACTTTGTATAACTATATAAGCAACTATTTGCTTATATAGTTATACAAAGTATGTTCTATTTCTAATTACCTTTACATGAGCATGCGAGCTTTTTGTGCAGGCCCGGCCTTAGGGGGTAGGCGAGGGGTGCGACCGTTTAGGGCCTAAGGCGGAAAGGTGCCCTAAATAATTGTCTATCCATTAATTTAGTACTAGTAATAAACAGCGCATTAAGTACATATGCTATTTCCTTGGCTCATTGGTAGAAAGTagattctaaaattttgacactgatatttttatatgctcaaaatgaacctttattttcaaaaaatatttctttacgcatattaattatcttgtaattaagtgaatatttattttattgaaatatttcaagaaaTCGACTAGAGTCGGATTTTGAAATTCTAGGATCCTACAAAGGAGATATAGTAAGTTTTTATAGATTTGAATTCTACAATATAATGggtttcacaaaaaaaaaaaaaaaaaaaaattatttcagtTAAAGACGTATTGTTTTGAAAGGGGCCCAAATCCCTTATTTCGCCTAGGGCCATCAAAATGTCAGGACCGGGCCCTGTTTTTGTGTATATAATATGGTGCACTTTTTAACCCGATGCATATAAGAAATTACTCAAAAATATGATTGTTTCTCCTGTATTGATTGTTCCTTGACATTGCGTTATTTGTTCCTTGTTCGATCAGTTTCAGCTGATAGATTAGTTCACATTGATTTGATTACTACGGGAAGTATGAAGTATGTAATTTCTTTTTCGTTCATCACCTCTTTAAACAAAGAGTCCACCCTACTTGCTCTTAGACTCTTAGCTACCAAGTATTAATTTGTGCGCGCTTTGTTAAACATCACTACTCTTatcaagtactccctccgtcccggaatacttgacctgtttttcttatcgggccgtcccttaatacttgacctgtttataaaaatggaaatattctaacaatattatatcatttctcactccacccctacttacccacctaccccctactccatacaaaaaataattaaaaattcaacccctactctccccaaccccacccctttacac encodes:
- the LOC110803983 gene encoding uncharacterized protein is translated as MSTARNPQHILRLLVSCRKITAQVTNPATESIIAMASSSEQEFVSHYRSHANRFPRSHNFWDARIASRVGEKLGLRLMEIGVSDVEIDIQEEISRPHHHRKLVIPLFDSVKKTGVFVSGTEELHF